In Allomuricauda ruestringensis DSM 13258, the following proteins share a genomic window:
- a CDS encoding helix-turn-helix domain-containing protein produces MRIKVKNMVCDRCKDVLKQEFQNAGIEVVHMDLGEVQFSDGAQKQMERIREILVKNGFELIEGVNDSYIADIKKHLINALNDDMHQNLSEYLSEKMNKDYSVLSKMFSAKEGLTIEKYFILLKIERVKEEIQMDNKTFSEIAYNLNYKSSSHLAKQFKSITGMSMSEYRKVQDWNRRPLDQIV; encoded by the coding sequence ATGCGGATTAAAGTAAAAAATATGGTTTGCGATAGATGCAAAGATGTTTTGAAACAGGAGTTTCAGAATGCGGGCATCGAGGTGGTACATATGGATTTGGGAGAAGTCCAATTTTCTGACGGAGCCCAAAAACAAATGGAACGTATTCGGGAGATTTTGGTCAAAAATGGATTTGAACTGATCGAGGGTGTGAATGACAGTTACATAGCTGATATTAAAAAACACTTGATCAATGCTTTGAATGACGATATGCACCAGAATCTCTCGGAATACCTGTCGGAAAAAATGAACAAAGATTATTCGGTGCTCAGTAAAATGTTCAGTGCCAAAGAAGGCTTGACCATTGAAAAATACTTTATTCTTTTAAAAATTGAGCGGGTAAAGGAAGAAATCCAGATGGATAATAAAACATTTTCTGAAATAGCTTATAATTTGAACTATAAGAGCAGTAGCCATTTGGCCAAACAGTTTAAATCGATTACAGGAATGTCCATGAGTGAATATAGAAAAGTGCAAGATTGGAATAGGAGACCTTTAGATCAAATTGTATAA
- the mreC gene encoding rod shape-determining protein MreC — MQRIINFVLRFRNAFLYAFLAFIALVMTIRSHSYHQSKFFNSSRWVSGSIYGAGSDVSSYFNLQKENKRLVEENQQLRKLLFNLSDDSFRPLDSTLAVYQVLNARLIKNSFTSPRNYILIDKGKKDGVQQDMGVITTDGILGIVENVSNNFATVQSVLNTKSNINAKIKGTEYFGSLIWDTKDYKVVQLIDIPRLVPLVVGDTIVTGGMSSIFPENVPIGIIKKYDLNASKSFYNIDVELFSDMANIKNVYLIENKDKVEIEELESRTIE, encoded by the coding sequence ATGCAACGCATCATCAATTTTGTTTTACGCTTTCGAAACGCATTTCTGTATGCTTTTCTTGCGTTTATTGCATTGGTGATGACGATTCGTTCCCATTCCTACCATCAATCCAAATTTTTTAATTCATCCCGATGGGTATCTGGCAGTATTTACGGAGCAGGTTCCGATGTTTCCTCGTATTTTAACCTTCAAAAAGAAAACAAACGATTGGTCGAGGAAAATCAACAGTTGCGAAAATTGTTGTTTAATTTATCGGATGACAGCTTTCGACCTTTGGATTCCACTTTGGCCGTCTATCAGGTATTGAACGCGAGGCTTATCAAGAATAGTTTTACCTCTCCTAGGAATTATATCTTAATTGATAAAGGAAAGAAAGATGGGGTACAACAAGATATGGGCGTAATTACCACGGACGGTATTTTGGGCATTGTAGAAAATGTCTCCAATAATTTTGCCACGGTTCAAAGTGTACTGAACACCAAATCCAACATCAACGCAAAAATTAAGGGCACCGAGTACTTCGGCTCCTTGATTTGGGACACTAAAGATTATAAGGTGGTACAATTGATAGATATTCCAAGATTGGTTCCGTTGGTCGTTGGAGACACCATTGTAACGGGAGGTATGTCCAGTATTTTTCCAGAAAACGTACCCATTGGAATCATTAAAAAATATGACTTGAACGCTTCCAAGAGCTTTTACAATATTGATGTAGAATTATTTTCCGACATGGCCAACATTAAAAATGTATACTTGATCGAGAACAAGGACAAAGTGGAGATTGAGGAATTAGAATCCAGAACCATAGAATGA
- a CDS encoding rod shape-determining protein yields MGFFDFMTEEIAIDLGTANTLIIHLDKVVVDSPSIVARDRVSGKIIAVGREANMMQGKTHENIKTIRPLKDGVIADFDASEKMISMFIKNIPALKKKWFPPALRMVICIPSGITEVEMRAVRESAERVNGKEVYLIHEPMAAAIGIGLDIMQPKGNMIVDIGGGTTEIAVIALGGIVCDKSVKIAGDVFTNDIIYYMRTQHNLYVGESTAEAIKIEIGSATEDLKSPPDDKSIQGRDLLTGKPKQVHVSYREIAKALDKSILRVEDAVMETLSQTPPELAADIYNTGIYLAGGGSMLRGLDRRLSQKTDLPVYIAEDPLRAVVRGTGIALKNLERYKSILIK; encoded by the coding sequence ATGGGATTCTTTGATTTCATGACCGAGGAAATTGCCATTGACCTTGGTACTGCAAATACCCTGATCATCCACTTGGACAAAGTGGTGGTTGACAGTCCTTCCATTGTAGCAAGGGACCGTGTATCGGGGAAAATTATCGCGGTGGGCCGCGAAGCCAATATGATGCAGGGGAAGACCCATGAAAACATCAAAACTATACGACCGTTGAAAGATGGGGTAATCGCAGACTTTGATGCATCGGAAAAGATGATCAGTATGTTCATCAAGAACATTCCGGCACTCAAGAAAAAATGGTTTCCGCCGGCACTTCGCATGGTCATTTGTATTCCTTCGGGCATTACCGAAGTGGAAATGCGTGCGGTACGCGAATCTGCGGAACGCGTAAACGGTAAAGAGGTATACTTGATCCACGAACCCATGGCCGCTGCCATCGGTATCGGTCTTGATATTATGCAACCCAAAGGGAACATGATTGTGGACATAGGTGGCGGTACTACAGAGATTGCGGTAATCGCTCTTGGCGGTATTGTTTGTGACAAATCCGTGAAGATTGCTGGTGATGTTTTCACCAATGACATCATTTATTACATGCGGACCCAGCATAACCTATATGTGGGCGAAAGCACTGCAGAAGCCATCAAAATTGAAATTGGTTCGGCTACCGAGGATTTAAAATCCCCACCAGATGATAAATCCATCCAAGGTCGTGACCTATTGACGGGAAAACCAAAACAAGTTCATGTTTCCTACAGAGAAATTGCCAAAGCTTTGGACAAAAGTATTTTAAGAGTGGAAGATGCGGTTATGGAAACCTTGTCCCAGACCCCACCAGAACTGGCAGCGGATATTTACAATACAGGTATTTATTTGGCTGGTGGTGGTTCCATGCTCCGAGGTTTGGACAGAAGGCTTTCCCAAAAAACCGATTTGCCCGTGTACATCGCCGAAGATCCTTTGAGAGCAGTTGTGAGAGGTACGGGTATTGCTCTTAAAAACTTGGAACGCTATAAAAGTATTTTAATAAAATAG
- a CDS encoding GAF domain-containing protein, which produces MLKSLEPKILEIVKNKNKSVDTRLGEICELLRSNVDYYDWVGFYFKNGDKEELKLGPYAGAPTDHTIIPFGKGICGQVAVSNENFVVPDVAAQDNYIACSITVKAEIVVPLFVNGENVGQIDIDSNTPDPFTEEDERFLEFINQKVAEIL; this is translated from the coding sequence ATGCTAAAATCGTTGGAACCCAAAATACTTGAAATCGTAAAAAACAAAAATAAATCAGTGGATACCCGTTTGGGCGAAATCTGCGAACTTTTGCGCAGCAATGTTGATTATTACGACTGGGTAGGGTTCTACTTTAAAAATGGTGATAAGGAAGAATTGAAATTGGGACCCTACGCCGGAGCGCCTACCGACCATACTATAATTCCGTTTGGAAAAGGTATTTGCGGGCAGGTTGCCGTGAGCAATGAGAACTTTGTAGTGCCCGATGTGGCCGCCCAGGACAATTATATTGCCTGTAGCATAACGGTAAAAGCTGAAATCGTGGTTCCTTTGTTCGTAAACGGAGAAAATGTCGGCCAAATCGATATCGATTCCAACACTCCCGATCCCTTTACAGAGGAAGATGAACGCTTTTTGGAATTCATCAACCAAAAAGTTGCTGAAATTCTGTAA
- a CDS encoding heavy metal-binding domain-containing protein: MRTNIRTIIGIAFASVLVLTVSCKGKTEEAKETSTEETMDHDMEKMDHEGHDMEGMETAKMEGKEYTSTYVCPMHCEGSGSDEEGKCPVCGMTYVLNEEHMADGHTHN; this comes from the coding sequence ATGAGAACAAACATTAGAACTATTATCGGAATCGCATTCGCTTCAGTATTGGTACTTACGGTATCGTGCAAAGGAAAAACCGAGGAAGCAAAAGAAACTTCTACGGAGGAAACCATGGACCATGACATGGAAAAGATGGATCATGAAGGTCACGACATGGAAGGCATGGAAACCGCAAAAATGGAAGGTAAGGAATATACCTCCACATATGTTTGCCCAATGCATTGTGAAGGCAGTGGAAGCGATGAAGAGGGGAAATGCCCGGTTTGCGGGATGACCTATGTGTTGAACGAGGAGCACATGGCAGACGGACATACTCACAATTAA
- a CDS encoding TolC family protein has product MKKRFIYIVFALVAFGVNAQSLESYLQEAELNSPMIQALELRYNIAKEKVVEMNTLPNTTIAAGYFVSEPETRTGAQRARFSVSQMLPWFGTITARENYASSMAETEYAEIVIAKRKLALSVAQSYYNLYGIQAKQKVLQENIELLKTYETLALTSVEVGNASAVDVLKLQIRQNELQQQKEVLEQTYLAEQAVFNNLLHRDESIAVEVVDEMDIPSDDPIFNKEDLSLNPELLKYDQLYESVTQSELLNQKENAPSFGIGLDYIPVSERDDMVFSDNGKDIVMPMVTFSVPIFNNKFKSTTKQNELRQKEIEFQKEERLNILENAYANAISQRNQARIAHQTQAKNLKQAKDAEEILIKNYETGTIDFNDVLDIQELQLKFQTNQIQSVQLYYLQSAIINYLINK; this is encoded by the coding sequence ATGAAAAAGAGATTCATATATATAGTATTTGCTTTAGTAGCTTTTGGGGTTAACGCCCAGTCTTTGGAAAGCTATTTGCAAGAAGCCGAGTTGAACAGTCCCATGATCCAAGCGTTGGAGCTTCGCTATAACATTGCCAAGGAAAAGGTGGTCGAAATGAACACTTTGCCCAATACCACCATAGCGGCAGGATATTTTGTGAGTGAACCAGAGACCAGGACAGGAGCACAACGTGCCAGGTTTTCGGTATCGCAAATGTTACCTTGGTTCGGAACCATCACCGCGCGGGAAAACTATGCGAGTTCCATGGCAGAGACCGAGTATGCGGAAATTGTGATAGCCAAACGAAAGTTGGCCCTTTCCGTAGCGCAATCCTACTACAATTTATACGGGATTCAGGCCAAGCAAAAGGTATTGCAGGAAAATATTGAGTTGTTGAAAACCTATGAAACTTTGGCCCTAACCTCTGTTGAAGTGGGAAACGCCTCCGCGGTTGATGTTTTGAAGCTTCAAATCCGTCAAAATGAATTGCAGCAGCAGAAAGAAGTGCTGGAGCAAACCTATCTAGCAGAACAGGCTGTCTTCAATAATTTGCTGCATCGAGATGAAAGTATCGCGGTTGAGGTGGTGGATGAAATGGACATCCCTTCGGATGACCCCATTTTTAATAAAGAGGATTTGAGCCTCAACCCTGAGCTGCTGAAATATGACCAGTTATATGAATCGGTCACCCAGTCGGAACTGCTCAACCAAAAGGAAAACGCTCCAAGTTTTGGGATAGGGTTGGATTATATACCTGTTTCGGAACGGGATGATATGGTTTTTAGTGATAACGGAAAGGATATTGTAATGCCGATGGTCACTTTTTCCGTTCCCATTTTCAACAACAAGTTTAAATCGACCACCAAACAGAACGAGCTTCGTCAAAAAGAGATTGAATTCCAAAAAGAGGAGCGATTGAACATTTTGGAGAATGCCTATGCCAATGCCATTTCGCAACGGAACCAGGCACGTATTGCGCATCAAACCCAAGCAAAAAACCTAAAACAGGCCAAGGATGCCGAAGAAATCCTGATCAAGAACTACGAAACGGGCACCATCGACTTTAACGATGTGCTGGACATTCAAGAGTTGCAATTAAAGTTTCAGACCAATCAAATACAATCGGTGCAGTTGTATTACCTACAATCTGCCATCATCAATTATTTAATTAACAAGTAA
- the purH gene encoding bifunctional phosphoribosylaminoimidazolecarboxamide formyltransferase/IMP cyclohydrolase — protein MTAKKASAALISVFHKDGLEPIVKKLDDLGVTLYSTGGTEKFIRDLGINVVPVEDVTSYPSILGGRVKTLHPKVFGGILNRQDNESDVSQMKEFDIPQLDIVIVDLYPFEKTVASGASEQDIIEKIDIGGISLIRAAAKNFKDVLCVSSMEDYEDFLNVISEGKGTTTLEDRKRFATKAFNISSHYDTAIFNYFNKEKEETVLKISETKGQVLRYGENPHQKGYFFGDFDAMFSKLHGKELSYNNLLDVDAAVNLMGEFKNDDPTFAILKHNNACGLATRSTISQAYVDALAGDPVSAFGGILISNKEIDAPTAEEIHKLFCEVVIAPSYADDALEILKGKKNRIILIQNETELPDTLVRTCLNGVLVQEKDSKTDSKEDLNPVTDKKPTLEEIEDLIFASKLCKHTKSNTIVLAKNKQLCASGTGQTSRVDALNQAIHKAQSFNFDLNGAVMASDAFFPFPDCVEIADNAGIKSVIQPGGSIKDQLSIDYCNENGLAMVMTGTRHFKH, from the coding sequence ATGACTGCCAAAAAAGCCTCTGCCGCATTAATTTCCGTATTTCATAAGGATGGACTGGAACCCATCGTAAAAAAATTGGACGACCTTGGTGTAACTCTTTATTCCACAGGAGGTACCGAAAAATTTATCCGCGATCTCGGTATCAATGTGGTACCTGTTGAAGATGTCACCAGCTACCCCTCCATTTTGGGTGGCCGTGTAAAAACATTGCACCCCAAGGTTTTTGGGGGAATTTTGAACAGGCAGGACAACGAGAGCGATGTTTCCCAAATGAAGGAATTTGATATTCCACAGTTGGACATTGTGATCGTAGATCTTTATCCTTTTGAAAAAACCGTTGCCAGTGGCGCATCGGAACAAGATATTATCGAGAAAATCGATATCGGTGGCATTTCCCTTATCCGAGCTGCCGCCAAAAACTTCAAGGATGTACTTTGTGTATCATCCATGGAGGATTACGAAGACTTTTTGAACGTGATTTCCGAAGGAAAAGGAACCACAACCTTGGAAGACCGCAAACGCTTTGCGACCAAGGCCTTCAATATTTCCTCACATTACGATACGGCCATCTTTAACTACTTTAACAAGGAAAAAGAAGAAACCGTGTTGAAAATCAGTGAGACCAAAGGACAGGTGTTGCGTTACGGTGAAAACCCACACCAAAAAGGATACTTCTTCGGCGATTTTGATGCGATGTTCTCCAAGCTTCACGGCAAAGAGCTATCATACAACAACCTTTTGGATGTTGACGCCGCCGTAAACTTGATGGGGGAATTCAAAAACGATGACCCGACCTTTGCCATCCTAAAACACAACAATGCCTGTGGATTGGCCACTCGCAGCACCATCAGTCAAGCCTATGTGGATGCCTTGGCGGGTGACCCTGTCTCTGCCTTTGGCGGCATTTTGATTTCAAACAAAGAAATCGATGCTCCAACAGCTGAAGAAATTCACAAATTGTTCTGCGAAGTGGTCATTGCACCAAGCTACGCAGATGATGCTTTGGAAATCTTAAAGGGCAAGAAAAACAGAATCATTCTAATACAAAATGAAACCGAATTGCCCGACACTTTGGTGAGAACTTGTTTGAATGGTGTTTTGGTTCAGGAAAAAGATTCCAAAACCGACAGCAAAGAAGACCTCAACCCTGTAACGGACAAAAAACCAACTTTAGAGGAAATTGAAGATTTGATTTTTGCCTCCAAATTGTGCAAGCACACCAAAAGCAACACCATTGTTTTGGCCAAGAACAAACAATTGTGTGCCAGCGGAACAGGGCAAACATCACGCGTTGATGCTTTGAACCAAGCCATCCATAAAGCACAATCCTTTAACTTTGATTTGAACGGTGCCGTTATGGCCAGTGATGCCTTTTTCCCTTTCCCGGATTGTGTGGAGATTGCGGACAACGCGGGCATTAAAAGTGTGATTCAACCAGGAGGTTCCATCAAGGATCAACTGAGCATCGATTATTGCAACGAAAATGGATTGGCGATGGTGATGACGGGTACAAGACATTTTAAACATTAA
- a CDS encoding HYC_CC_PP family protein has translation MKQIFHQIVSSVMAVLLLASTVSWTVDKHICMGRVMDISLFSHADDCGMDMDMDMEKSCCADESFTIQGQDDLKISFENFSLDQQVFLVSFVHTYFQLFEFNFEEPSSFCEYNPPPLIRDVQVLDQTFLI, from the coding sequence ATGAAACAGATTTTTCATCAAATAGTATCCTCGGTAATGGCAGTTTTGCTGTTGGCTTCCACAGTTTCTTGGACGGTGGACAAGCATATTTGTATGGGCCGTGTGATGGATATTTCCTTGTTTTCACATGCCGATGACTGCGGTATGGACATGGACATGGATATGGAAAAATCTTGTTGTGCTGATGAATCCTTCACCATTCAAGGTCAGGACGACCTAAAAATCTCCTTTGAAAACTTTAGTTTAGACCAACAAGTCTTTTTGGTAAGCTTTGTCCATACCTACTTTCAACTTTTCGAATTTAATTTTGAAGAACCTAGCTCCTTTTGCGAGTACAACCCACCTCCATTGATACGTGACGTACAGGTTCTGGACCAGACTTTCCTTATTTGA
- a CDS encoding efflux RND transporter permease subunit, which produces MLNKSIKFLIENKLVAVLLLLIFMAWGIMSTPFNWDTGALPSNPVAVDAIPDIGENQQIVFTKWSGRSPQDIEDQITYPLTTSLLGIPGVKTIRSSSMFGFSSIYIIFEEDVEFYWSRSRILEKLNSLPNNLLPDGVNPALGPDATALGQIFWYTLEGRDKDGNVTGGWDLQELRSIQDYYVKYALSSASGVSEVASIGGFVQEYQVDVDPELMKQYNVGLDQVVKAVKQSNRDIGAQTLEINKAEYLVRGLGYIKSLDDIKNAVVSATDYTSIRVQDVAHVSLGPEVRRGILDKEGAEVVGGVVVARYGANPLEVINNVKDQIKELSAGLPSKQLKDGTTSQLTIVPFYDRTELIQETLGTLNEALTLEILITILVIVVMVFNLRASILISGLLPIAVLMVFISMKLFGVDANIVALSGIAIAIGTMVDVGVILSENIIRHMDDDKNNLPINEVVYNATSEVSGAILTAVLTTIISFIPVFTMVGAEGKLFRPLAFTKTMALTASIIIALFLIPPFAAIIFKKKKQTPIFKYIWNGILMALGLVAIGFGYWSGLALIAFGVSGILKLREILDAKQAGMINVGICVTTIIFLLATYWRPLGFDRSIAINLLFVGLICGVLLGVFYLFRQYYSRILTWALENKLMFLSIPTVIVVFGFMIMRNTGQEFMPSLNEGSFLLMPTSLPHAGVEENKRVLQQLDMAVATIPEIQTVVGKSGRTESALDPAPLSMYENIIQYRSEYQKNEAGSPQRFKVNPDGYFELSNGKVLANPNLEVSNEQSYTGNHVSEPLRIDRSLLIPDNDGEYFRNWRPEIKSPDDIWNEIVKVTKLPGVTSAPKLQPIETRLVMLQTGMRAPMGIKVKGQDLKEIENFGLQLEPILKEAAGVKDEAVFADRIVGKPYLLIDIDREKLVRYGLVIEDVQQILEVALGGMTLTQTVEGRERYGVRVRYPRELRENPTDIGNIYVPVQKGSPVPLSELVTIRYEQGPQAIKSEDTFLVGYVLFDKQDGYAEVDVVENAQAKIQEKIDSGELVVPKGISYKFTGTYENQLRAEKTLSVVVPLALLIIFLILYFQFRSVATSLMVFSGIMVAFAGGFLMIWFYGQDWFLNFSFMGENLRDLFQMHTINLSVAVWVGFIALFGIATDDGVVMATYLTQTFDKNKPENLKGIRASVLEAGEKRIRPCLMTTATTILALLPVLTSTGRGSDIMIPMAIPSFGGMLIALVTLFVVPVLYSWKSELQFKMQNR; this is translated from the coding sequence ATGCTGAACAAAAGCATCAAATTTTTAATAGAAAACAAATTGGTAGCCGTGTTGCTCCTGCTGATTTTTATGGCTTGGGGCATAATGAGCACTCCTTTTAATTGGGATACTGGTGCTTTGCCAAGCAATCCTGTTGCAGTGGATGCTATTCCCGATATCGGGGAGAACCAACAGATTGTATTTACAAAATGGTCTGGGCGTTCCCCACAGGATATCGAAGATCAGATTACTTACCCTTTGACAACTTCCTTGCTGGGAATACCGGGGGTAAAGACCATACGGAGCTCTTCCATGTTCGGGTTTTCGAGCATCTATATCATTTTTGAAGAAGATGTGGAATTCTATTGGAGCCGCAGTCGAATTCTGGAGAAACTCAATTCCTTGCCCAATAATTTATTGCCAGATGGAGTAAACCCTGCATTAGGCCCTGATGCTACAGCTTTGGGACAGATTTTTTGGTACACCTTGGAAGGTCGTGACAAAGATGGCAATGTAACTGGAGGATGGGACTTGCAGGAACTACGCAGTATCCAGGATTACTATGTGAAATATGCATTGTCTTCCGCGTCCGGCGTATCCGAAGTGGCCTCCATTGGTGGGTTTGTACAGGAATACCAAGTGGATGTGGACCCTGAACTGATGAAACAGTACAATGTGGGACTAGATCAGGTGGTGAAGGCCGTTAAGCAAAGCAATAGGGATATTGGTGCCCAAACCTTGGAGATCAACAAAGCGGAATATTTGGTGCGTGGCCTCGGCTACATAAAATCCTTGGATGATATCAAAAATGCAGTGGTTTCTGCAACAGATTACACCTCCATTAGGGTACAGGATGTGGCTCACGTTTCATTAGGGCCAGAAGTTCGTCGTGGAATTTTGGACAAGGAAGGTGCTGAAGTTGTTGGTGGTGTGGTCGTGGCCCGATATGGCGCCAATCCATTGGAGGTCATCAACAACGTAAAAGACCAAATAAAAGAATTAAGTGCTGGGCTTCCATCCAAACAATTGAAAGATGGAACCACTTCGCAACTCACTATTGTTCCCTTTTATGATAGAACCGAACTCATACAAGAAACATTGGGGACGCTCAATGAGGCTTTGACACTCGAAATTCTTATCACCATATTGGTCATCGTGGTGATGGTGTTCAATCTTAGGGCCTCTATTCTGATTTCTGGCTTGCTTCCCATTGCCGTTCTTATGGTGTTTATCTCTATGAAACTATTTGGGGTAGATGCCAATATCGTGGCACTTTCTGGTATTGCCATTGCCATTGGTACCATGGTCGATGTTGGTGTAATTCTCTCCGAGAACATTATCCGGCACATGGATGATGATAAGAATAACTTGCCGATAAACGAAGTGGTGTACAACGCAACTTCCGAGGTTTCCGGAGCAATATTAACCGCTGTGCTAACCACCATTATCAGTTTTATTCCCGTGTTTACCATGGTTGGTGCCGAAGGAAAACTTTTCCGACCATTGGCCTTTACCAAGACCATGGCACTGACGGCCTCTATTATTATTGCCCTGTTTTTAATTCCTCCTTTTGCAGCCATCATTTTTAAGAAGAAAAAACAAACCCCCATCTTTAAATATATTTGGAACGGTATTTTGATGGCATTAGGCTTGGTTGCAATCGGTTTTGGTTATTGGTCGGGACTGGCCTTGATCGCCTTTGGCGTTTCTGGAATCTTGAAGTTGAGAGAAATTCTAGATGCTAAACAAGCAGGAATGATCAATGTGGGCATCTGCGTTACGACAATCATTTTCTTATTGGCCACGTATTGGAGACCCTTGGGATTTGATCGTAGTATTGCCATCAACTTGCTATTTGTTGGGTTGATTTGTGGCGTATTACTAGGAGTGTTTTATCTGTTTAGACAATATTACAGCCGTATTTTGACATGGGCATTGGAGAATAAATTGATGTTCCTCTCCATTCCCACCGTGATTGTGGTTTTTGGATTCATGATCATGCGTAATACAGGTCAAGAATTTATGCCCTCGTTAAATGAAGGTTCATTTTTATTGATGCCCACTTCTTTGCCGCATGCCGGAGTTGAGGAAAACAAGCGGGTGTTGCAACAATTGGATATGGCGGTTGCTACCATCCCTGAGATTCAAACCGTGGTGGGAAAATCCGGTCGAACCGAATCAGCATTGGATCCCGCACCACTTTCCATGTACGAGAACATTATCCAGTACCGTTCGGAGTATCAAAAAAATGAAGCGGGAAGTCCACAACGATTCAAAGTCAATCCCGATGGGTATTTTGAATTGAGCAACGGAAAAGTACTCGCCAATCCAAATTTGGAGGTGAGCAACGAACAAAGCTATACAGGAAATCATGTGAGTGAACCGTTACGAATAGATCGAAGTCTTTTAATTCCTGACAATGATGGTGAATACTTCCGAAACTGGCGTCCCGAGATTAAAAGCCCAGATGACATTTGGAATGAAATTGTAAAGGTGACCAAATTGCCAGGTGTCACTTCCGCACCAAAACTGCAACCTATTGAAACACGTTTGGTGATGCTTCAAACAGGAATGCGGGCACCTATGGGAATTAAAGTGAAAGGGCAGGATTTAAAAGAAATCGAAAACTTTGGCCTTCAATTGGAACCCATTTTAAAAGAAGCTGCAGGGGTCAAGGATGAGGCGGTTTTTGCGGATCGAATTGTAGGGAAACCGTATTTACTCATTGACATTGACCGCGAAAAATTAGTACGTTATGGTCTGGTCATCGAAGATGTACAGCAAATTTTGGAAGTTGCCCTTGGCGGGATGACATTGACCCAAACCGTGGAAGGACGGGAGCGTTACGGTGTTCGTGTGCGCTACCCAAGGGAACTTCGGGAAAATCCAACCGATATAGGGAACATTTATGTTCCGGTACAAAAAGGAAGTCCTGTTCCCTTGAGCGAATTGGTCACCATCCGTTACGAGCAAGGACCGCAAGCCATTAAAAGTGAGGATACCTTTTTGGTGGGCTACGTACTTTTTGATAAGCAAGACGGCTATGCCGAAGTTGATGTGGTGGAAAATGCGCAAGCCAAGATTCAGGAAAAAATTGACAGTGGGGAGTTGGTGGTGCCAAAAGGCATCAGCTATAAATTTACCGGGACGTATGAGAACCAATTGCGGGCAGAAAAAACATTGTCTGTGGTGGTACCCTTGGCACTTTTGATTATCTTTTTGATCCTTTACTTCCAATTTAGATCGGTGGCCACCTCTTTGATGGTATTTTCGGGAATTATGGTGGCTTTTGCTGGTGGATTTTTAATGATTTGGTTCTATGGTCAGGATTGGTTCCTCAATTTCAGTTTTATGGGCGAAAACCTGCGGGATTTATTCCAAATGCACACCATCAACCTGAGTGTTGCTGTCTGGGTCGGGTTTATTGCCCTATTCGGGATTGCCACTGATGATGGGGTGGTGATGGCCACTTACCTCACCCAAACTTTTGATAAGAACAAACCTGAAAACTTGAAAGGAATTCGTGCTTCGGTACTGGAAGCAGGTGAAAAACGTATCAGACCGTGTTTAATGACCACAGCGACAACCATTTTGGCACTGTTGCCCGTGCTTACCAGTACAGGGAGGGGAAGCGATATCATGATTCCGATGGCCATTCCAAGTTTTGGAGGTATGTTGATTGCATTGGTCACACTTTTTGTGGTACCTGTGCTGTACAGTTGGAAAAGTGAGCTGCAATTTAAAATGCAAAACCGATGA